The genomic region CGACGCGGCACTCGTTCTCGGTCGTGGGCAGCGACGTGCGCGTGCGCGCCGATCAGGCCAAGGTGCAGCAGATCCTCGAGAACGTCATCGGCAATGCGGTGAAGTACTCGCCGGAAGGGGGGGGCGTTGACGTGGTGGTGACCGTCGAGGGCGGCCACGCCGTGGTCGAGGTTCGCGACCGCGGACTGGGCATCAGCCCTGAAGATCTGCCCCACGTGTTCGAGCCCTTCTACCGCGGTAGCCGGACGGAGGGTACGTCGATTCGCGGAACCGGTCTCGGCCTCTCCATCGTTCGCTCGCTTGTGAAGCTGCACGGCGGGAGCATCAGCGCAGACAGCGTGCCAGGCAAGGGAACCACGGTCCGCTTCGCGCTGCCGCTGTCGATCGAGGCCTCAGAACGGGCGGCCCCGCACGATGAAGACGGCCAGCAGCACGAACAGTAATCCGAGGGCCAAGCTCCCGACGCACGCTACTACAGCCGGCAGCTGAGCTGTATCGGGCAGGGAGCCGATGGAGTCTCATCCCTCGGGCCGGGTACCATACGCCCAGAGGTCTCCGCTCGTGCAGCGCGCGGAGGCGAAACCGCCTGGAGGAAGCGATGGCTGGAGACACTTCAGAGCAATACGATGACGACGTCGTTCGCAAGTACGTGGGGGCCACTATCGTCTGGGGTATCGTGGGAATGCTGGCCGGGCTCTGGGCCGCACTTGAGCTGGCGTCGTACCGCTTCAATCTCGATCTGCCCTACATCTCGTTCGGGCGTCTGCGGCCGATACACACGAATGCCGTGGTCTTCGCCTTCTCGGGCAACGCCGTGTTTGCTGCGGTGTATCACTCCACGCAGCGCCTCTGTCGCGTGCGCATGGCCTCAGACCTGCTCTCTCGCCTACACCTCTGGGGGTGGCAGCTTATCATCGTGC from Pseudomonadota bacterium harbors:
- a CDS encoding sensor histidine kinase; its protein translation is MPAAQSLFIEVVMAFSLGYRQTLDELEHSNRELASVSQFKSRMLSMVAHDLTNHMTAIKIFANSIAQRSEGSVQSHAQNILEVIADEEMLVQNLLDIGRIDTGRLKLVLVPLPLLALIERAVARISRTTTRHSFSVVGSDVRVRADQAKVQQILENVIGNAVKYSPEGGGVDVVVTVEGGHAVVEVRDRGLGISPEDLPHVFEPFYRGSRTEGTSIRGTGLGLSIVRSLVKLHGGSISADSVPGKGTTVRFALPLSIEASERAAPHDEDGQQHEQ